In Deltaproteobacteria bacterium, the sequence TGGGTCCCGACCACGACGTCGACGCTGCGGTTCTTGGCGCCCGCGATGGTGCGGGCCTTGTCCTTGGCGTCGGTGAAGCGGCTCAGCACGCCGACCTCGATGCCGAACGGCTCGAGGCGCTCGCGGAAGGTGTGGTAGTGCTGCTGCACCAGCACGGTGGTCGGCGCCAGCACGGCGACCTGCTTGCCCCCGTGGGCGGCGCGGAAGGCCGCACGCAGGGCCACCTCGGTCTTGCCGAAGCCGACGTCGCCGCAGATGAGCCGGTCCATCGGCTGCGGCCGCGAGAGATCGCGCTGCACTGCCTCGATGGCGTCGAGCTGATCGGGGGTCTCCTCGAACGGGAACGTGGCCTCGAACTCGTGGTAGGGCTCGCCGCCCGGTGGGTGCGCGTGACCACCCAGTGCCTCGCGCTGCGCATAGATCTGCAGCAGTTCCTCGGCGATCTGCCGCACCTCCGCCTTCACCTTCGCGGTCTTGGTCGCGAAGCTGGTGCCGCCCATCTTGTCGAGCTTGGGCGGCTTGGCGTCGGCGGAGACGTAGCGCTCGATCTCGCCGAGCCGCGTGACGGGCAGGTACAGCCGATCGGCGCCGGCGTACTCGACCTGCACGTAGTCCGCCGGCGTGCCGCCGAGCGCGAGCTGGACCAGGCCGACGTAGCGCCCGACGCCGTGGGTGACGTGCACGACATAGTCGCCGACCGCGAGCTGGCCGATGCCCGACACGCCGCCGCGACGGCGACGGGGCTTGCTGCGGTGGGCGAGCGCGCCGAACACGTCGGCCTCCGACACCAGCAGCAGGCGATCGATGCGACTGCGCAGGCCGGTCGACAGCTCGCCGGCGACGACGTGGATGCGACGCGAGGGCGACGGCGGGCTCTTCAGCAGCAGCGGCACCTCGTGCACACCGCGTGGCGGATCGACCGCGACTGCGTGGTCGCGCAGCAAGCCCACCAGCCGCTCGGCGTGGCTGTGGTTGGGCGCGGCAAACACGATCGACCATGGCGGCTCACCCTCGCGCTGCAGCTCGGCGATGCGCGCCAGCACCGGTGCCAGCAGCTCGCCGCTGCGACGGCCGCGGGCGGCCTGCAGCTCGGCGGCGAGGGTCTCGTCGCGATCGACCTGCACGCGCAGTGGCACGCGGCCGTCGTCGCCAGGCGCCTCGAGTCGCTCGACCCACGCCCACGCCCGCTCGCCCCAGGCTGCGAACGCCGCGGCCGCGACCGCGTGCTGCTCGGGTGCCGCGACCAGGCGGCGATCGGCGAGCGCGCGCTCGTACTCCGCCGCGAGCTCGTCCTCGTGGTTGCGCGCCGCGGCCTGCAGCGCCGACGGATCGTCGAGCACCACGCGGGTGCCGGCGGGCAGATAGGCCCACGGCGGATCCATGCCGTCGTGCAGCAAGGGGGCGACCGCGTCGATGCCGAAGAAGTCCTGCCCCGCCTCGAGCGACTCGATGACCTGCCGCGTGCGGCTGCTGGGCGCCGCGATCGCATCGGCGCGCTCGTGGATGCGCTGGCGCAGCGGCGCCGCGGTCGTGACGATCGACAGCCGCACCGGCACGATGTCGACCGCCGCGACCTCGCGCAGGGTGCGTTGGGTCTGCGGATCGAACGAACGCATGCGCTCGATCTCGTCGCCGAAGAACTCGATGCGCACCGGCTGCCCGCCCGTGGGCGTGAACACGTCGAGCACGCCGCCGCGGACCGCGAAGCTGCCCGGGTCCTCGACCACGTCGCCGCGCACGTAGCCGGCCGCGACGAGGCTGGCCTGCGCGGCCGCGAAGCCCAGCTCCTGGCCCT encodes:
- the mfd gene encoding transcription-repair coupling factor, giving the protein MDADVLSPSQAAAPLVAHAAAGTPVRVLGAVDPLLAKLVADASAAGAPLLVVTVDDAAARRVAADVCFFLGCAAPAADDTEGDVVVLPDVDTSPLGDLAPDVRTVAARFAVLARAHGGRAPKVLVGGVRSLLRKTLPLAGFAARSARWTKGQELGFAAAQASLVAAGYVRGDVVEDPGSFAVRGGVLDVFTPTGGQPVRIEFFGDEIERMRSFDPQTQRTLREVAAVDIVPVRLSIVTTAAPLRQRIHERADAIAAPSSRTRQVIESLEAGQDFFGIDAVAPLLHDGMDPPWAYLPAGTRVVLDDPSALQAAARNHEDELAAEYERALADRRLVAAPEQHAVAAAAFAAWGERAWAWVERLEAPGDDGRVPLRVQVDRDETLAAELQAARGRRSGELLAPVLARIAELQREGEPPWSIVFAAPNHSHAERLVGLLRDHAVAVDPPRGVHEVPLLLKSPPSPSRRIHVVAGELSTGLRSRIDRLLLVSEADVFGALAHRSKPRRRRGGVSGIGQLAVGDYVVHVTHGVGRYVGLVQLALGGTPADYVQVEYAGADRLYLPVTRLGEIERYVSADAKPPKLDKMGGTSFATKTAKVKAEVRQIAEELLQIYAQREALGGHAHPPGGEPYHEFEATFPFEETPDQLDAIEAVQRDLSRPQPMDRLICGDVGFGKTEVALRAAFRAAHGGKQVAVLAPTTVLVQQHYHTFRERLEPFGIEVGVLSRFTDAKDKARTIAGAKNRSVDVVVGTHRLLSSDVRFADLGLVVIDEEQRFGVAQKERFKKLKTEVDVLSMSATPIPRTLHMSLLGIREISLVMTPPGDRLAVRTFVTRPSDTVLRDGVSKELARGGQVFYVVPRILGIEEHATRLRKLVPHARVRVAHGQMPGEMLEQTMLALVEHEIDVLVSTTIIESGLDIPRANTMFVADADHFGLAQLYQLRGRIGRSRHRAFCYLLVDSLEKLQPDARRRLEALARYAELGSGFSVASHDLEIRGAGDILGARQSGQIQAVGFEAYSRILTEAVAELRGAPILRETDPELVFDMPAYLPEEYVEDVGTRLDLYRRLSVAHDRDVVAAIADEIRDRFGELPPEARCLEHVMACKTYGRRLHATALELRGERLSVRLGAGTTLPPEYAARLGAQTRGRMKLVGPDRVAVRLDGGGDEARLRQAVAALADLASALP